A portion of the Homalodisca vitripennis isolate AUS2020 chromosome 2, UT_GWSS_2.1, whole genome shotgun sequence genome contains these proteins:
- the LOC124355207 gene encoding NADH dehydrogenase [ubiquinone] 1 alpha subcomplex subunit 5, whose translation MAKVVAEVLKETTGLTGLKVSRNPIHELTVLYGKTLRVLQKMPDNAAYKKYTQEVVSHRANIVKSAKSVAEIEAGINSGQIEEVIIQAENELNLSRKMLTWRPWEPLAKPPPPNQWTWPPVK comes from the exons atggcaaaaGTTGTCGCGGAGGTTTTAAAAGAG acAACTGGTCTTACTGGACTGAAGGTGTCAAGGAATCCCATCCATGAGTTGACTGTTCTCTATGGAAAGACTCTGAGAGTGCTTCAGAAAATGCCAGATAATGCAGCATACAAGAAGTATACTCAGGAAGTCGTCTCTCACCGTGCCAACATTGTAAAGAGT GCCAAGTCAGTGGCGGAGATAGAGGCAGGGATCAACAGTGGTCAGATAGAGGAGGTGATCATACAGGCTGAGAATGAGCTCAACTTGAGCCGCAAAATGTTAACCTGGAGACCGTGGGAGCCGCTGGCTAAACCTCCCCCTCCCAACCAGTGGACGTGGCCTCCAGTCAAGTAA